In Azospirillaceae bacterium, a genomic segment contains:
- a CDS encoding circularly permuted type 2 ATP-grasp protein, protein MLEPAPHKPPEQPSLFSDAGDLGYGIGPVFDEMVTGTGQLRPQWQHFFAAHGPFSPDQMAAQWAAARQRLFLNGVTFNSYRDPQGTERPWPLDPVPLLLSATEWQALSAGLVQRARVVERALDDLYGPRTLLADGTVPPALVYADPGYLRPCLGLPVPGGRRLLLFAADLVRDGEGQWRVLTCRTEAPTGAGYALENRAVMSQTLADPFRACNVDRLTPFFETLRASLARAAPQCSGVDGHPRAVLLSPGPYNEAYFEHAYLARHLRMTLAEGADMVVRDQAVYLKTLAGLERVDVILHRVDDAFCDPLELRVDSALGVPGLLQAVRAGTVAVVNALGSGMAESMALLSRMPALCRRLLGEELLLPDVPTYWGGDAAQRETLLAHLDHLVVRPAFSSLPGGVANGPDLDEEARAALADRIRARPQDWAGQAPIAPSTTPVWRDGRVEARPLVVRAFLCAGEDGGWTVMPGGLVRISADARHAAISLQQGAGSKDLWIVGTEPLSTVRRLNTAPDGAREPSPVPGNLPSRAADYLFWVGRYAERAAASVRMLRAAALRLSDGNRPAAREELAPLLRLMGRATLIPQEIAQMPTSDALRGMRQALEIAVDPANPGSLVATTQRLRRAMGSVRDRLPSDTRQVLGRLDTLATALPKADRAALPLLLDEFSQVLAAQTGLELDGMPRGAGWRFLVLGRRMERAIDAVERLQTGAITAERVGAATLEVLLELAEAGPAYRERFPVGVQREPALSLLLTDLEHPHSLLFQLETIRRQVSRLPAPSLPPGLSALSAGDSDPLSRLSDLVGQARYRAHDPDLTQDMGRLGALLHQLGWALPEMSNLLSQAYFSHVHARAA, encoded by the coding sequence TTGCTTGAACCCGCCCCCCACAAGCCGCCGGAACAGCCTTCGCTGTTCAGCGATGCCGGCGACCTCGGTTACGGTATCGGCCCCGTCTTTGATGAGATGGTGACCGGCACGGGGCAATTGCGTCCGCAATGGCAGCATTTCTTCGCCGCCCACGGCCCGTTTTCGCCCGACCAGATGGCGGCGCAGTGGGCGGCGGCGCGTCAGCGCCTGTTCCTGAACGGCGTCACCTTCAACTCCTACCGCGATCCGCAGGGGACGGAACGCCCCTGGCCGCTGGATCCGGTGCCGCTGCTGCTGTCGGCGACGGAGTGGCAGGCGCTGTCCGCCGGGCTGGTGCAGCGGGCACGGGTGGTGGAAAGGGCGCTGGACGACCTCTACGGTCCGCGCACCCTGCTGGCCGACGGCACGGTGCCGCCGGCCCTGGTCTATGCCGACCCCGGTTACCTGCGGCCCTGCCTGGGCCTGCCGGTGCCGGGCGGCCGCCGCCTGCTGCTGTTCGCGGCCGATCTGGTGCGCGATGGCGAGGGGCAATGGCGGGTCCTGACCTGCCGGACGGAGGCGCCGACCGGTGCCGGCTATGCCCTGGAAAACCGCGCGGTGATGAGCCAGACGCTGGCCGACCCGTTCCGCGCCTGCAACGTCGATCGCCTGACGCCCTTCTTTGAAACGCTGCGCGCCTCGCTGGCGCGGGCCGCCCCGCAATGTTCCGGCGTGGACGGCCATCCCCGCGCCGTGCTGCTGAGCCCCGGCCCCTATAACGAGGCGTATTTCGAGCACGCCTACCTTGCCCGCCATCTGCGCATGACCCTGGCGGAGGGCGCGGACATGGTGGTGCGCGACCAGGCCGTCTACCTGAAGACCCTGGCGGGACTGGAACGGGTGGACGTCATCCTGCACCGTGTGGACGACGCCTTCTGCGACCCCCTGGAACTCAGGGTGGACAGCGCGCTGGGCGTGCCTGGCCTGTTGCAGGCGGTGCGCGCCGGCACCGTCGCCGTGGTGAATGCCCTGGGCTCCGGCATGGCGGAAAGCATGGCGCTGCTGTCGCGCATGCCGGCGCTGTGCCGCCGCCTGCTGGGGGAGGAATTGCTGCTGCCCGACGTGCCCACCTACTGGGGCGGCGACGCGGCGCAACGGGAAACCCTGCTGGCCCACCTGGACCATCTGGTGGTGCGCCCCGCCTTTTCCAGCCTGCCCGGCGGCGTAGCCAACGGGCCCGACCTGGACGAGGAGGCGCGCGCGGCGCTGGCCGACCGCATCCGCGCCCGGCCACAGGACTGGGCCGGCCAGGCGCCCATCGCCCCCTCCACCACCCCCGTCTGGCGCGATGGCCGGGTGGAGGCGCGGCCGCTGGTGGTGCGCGCCTTCCTGTGCGCGGGTGAGGATGGCGGCTGGACCGTCATGCCCGGCGGCCTCGTGCGCATCAGCGCCGACGCGCGTCACGCCGCCATTTCCCTGCAACAGGGTGCCGGGTCCAAGGATCTGTGGATCGTGGGGACGGAACCCTTGAGCACCGTCCGCCGCCTGAACACCGCACCCGATGGCGCGCGCGAGCCCAGCCCCGTGCCCGGCAACCTGCCCAGCCGGGCCGCCGACTACCTGTTCTGGGTGGGGCGGTATGCGGAGCGCGCGGCGGCGTCCGTGCGCATGCTGCGCGCCGCCGCCCTGCGCCTGTCCGACGGCAACCGCCCGGCCGCGCGTGAGGAACTGGCCCCCCTGCTGCGCCTGATGGGCCGGGCGACCCTGATTCCCCAGGAAATCGCCCAGATGCCGACCTCCGACGCCCTGCGCGGCATGCGCCAGGCACTGGAAATCGCGGTGGATCCCGCCAACCCCGGCAGCCTGGTGGCGACCACCCAGCGTCTGCGCCGCGCCATGGGCAGCGTGCGCGACCGCCTGCCGTCCGACACCCGCCAAGTGCTGGGGCGGCTGGACACGCTGGCCACGGCGCTGCCCAAGGCTGATCGCGCCGCCCTGCCCCTGCTGCTGGATGAGTTCAGCCAGGTGCTGGCCGCCCAGACCGGCCTGGAACTGGACGGCATGCCGCGCGGTGCCGGCTGGCGCTTCCTGGTACTGGGCCGCCGGATGGAGCGCGCCATCGACGCGGTGGAACGCCTGCAAACCGGCGCCATCACGGCCGAGCGCGTGGGTGCGGCCACGCTGGAAGTGCTGCTGGAACTGGCGGAGGCTGGCCCCGCCTATCGCGAGCGTTTCCCCGTGGGCGTGCAGCGCGAACCGGCCCTCAGCCTGCTGTTGACGGATCTGGAGCATCCGCATTCGCTGCTGTTCCAGCTGGAAACCATCCGCCGGCAGGTCAGCCGCCTGCCCGCCCCGTCGCTGCCGCCCGGCCTGTCTGCGCTATCGGCCGGCGACAGCGACCCGCTGTCCCGCCTGTCCGACCTGGTGGGCCAGGCCCGCTATCGTGCGCACGATCCCGACCTGACGCAGGACATGGGCCGCCTGGGCGCCCTGCTGCACCAGTTGGGCTGGGCGCTGCCGGAAATGTCGAACCTTCTGTCGCAAGCCTATTTCAGCCATGTCCATGCCCGTGCCGCCTGA
- a CDS encoding transglutaminase family protein codes for MSMPVPPDPLFPETAEGDAAPAHVRYRCRHITRYSYTVPVAASQLIAHLGPRQDARQRGRVLDMTVEPAPAVAVDRQDWLGNAVTYVAIDTPHLDLTVSVDLDVAVLPRPTPDLAASPAWEDVAAQAPALLDVAEFLESSPRLRLPSPDLAAFAADSFPPGRPVGLGAHDLMSRIHADFTFDADATTVSTPVLEVLDLKRGVCQDFAHLMIGALRALGLPARYVSGYLRTLPPPGQPRLQGADASHAWAQVWCGAAAGWVDMDPTNDTLAGVNHITLAYGRDYNDVSPLSGVILGGDAHALYVSVDVEEQGEEEPPVADSGQSQSQSQSQEMV; via the coding sequence ATGTCCATGCCCGTGCCGCCTGATCCCCTGTTCCCCGAAACGGCGGAGGGGGACGCGGCGCCGGCGCATGTGCGCTATCGCTGCCGCCACATCACCCGCTACAGCTACACGGTGCCGGTCGCGGCCTCGCAACTGATCGCCCATCTGGGCCCGCGCCAGGATGCGCGGCAACGCGGCCGGGTGCTGGACATGACGGTGGAGCCGGCGCCCGCCGTGGCGGTGGACCGGCAGGATTGGCTGGGCAACGCCGTCACCTATGTGGCCATCGACACGCCGCACCTGGACCTGACGGTGTCGGTGGATTTGGACGTGGCCGTCCTGCCCCGGCCCACCCCCGACCTGGCGGCCAGCCCGGCGTGGGAAGATGTGGCCGCCCAGGCGCCCGCCCTCCTGGACGTGGCGGAGTTCCTGGAATCGTCCCCCCGCCTGCGCCTGCCCAGCCCGGACCTCGCGGCGTTCGCCGCCGACAGTTTCCCGCCCGGCCGGCCCGTGGGCTTGGGCGCCCACGACCTGATGAGCCGCATCCACGCCGACTTCACCTTCGACGCCGACGCCACCACCGTCAGCACCCCGGTGCTGGAGGTGCTGGACCTGAAACGCGGCGTCTGCCAGGACTTCGCCCACCTGATGATCGGCGCCTTGCGCGCCCTGGGCCTGCCGGCGCGCTACGTCAGCGGTTATCTGCGCACCCTGCCCCCGCCGGGCCAGCCGCGCCTGCAAGGGGCGGACGCCAGCCACGCCTGGGCACAGGTCTGGTGCGGGGCGGCGGCCGGCTGGGTCGACATGGACCCCACCAACGACACGCTGGCGGGCGTGAACCACATCACCCTGGCCTACGGCCGCGATTATAACGACGTCAGCCCCCTCAGCGGCGTCATCCTGGGCGGCGACGCCCACGCCCTGTACGTCAGCGTGGATGTGGAGGAACAGGGCGAAGAGGAACCGCCAGTGGCCGATAGCGGGCAGAGCCAATCGCAAAGCCAGTCACAAGAAATGGTCTAG